A single Oryza brachyantha chromosome 8, ObraRS2, whole genome shotgun sequence DNA region contains:
- the LOC102721669 gene encoding uncharacterized protein LOC102721669, with product MNPQDHHSIDIPSLAQELRQELATVKPSSPVQFGGGAAARPIIIVDKVGELTRNVDTAKYEYDPQHISIGPYHRTGELVRDADKVSYLHDVLSLAAATNSGAYLELEDYLTELALMEGRARSCYAHSFNIPSKEFVRMLLLDACFILFRFGDVVRHREEEPPANGPVQTAAVAAVDRREDVAVVRDVFYLAENQIPFFVVDKIHQLAFLDSKAPALEAVASYAHKLLRGPQYSVATPTVVEPPARTPEAANLLHLLHMHFTPSTPLPVPGGGRPVGRWRTATDYYFAGVTFRKRVLSRVGAAPARCILDVKVDSGGGTLEVPQLNIDAQTWRLLPNMMAMEQRNPVVSGSHVTVYCVFMTQLACTPRDVELLVRRGVIVHGLGNHGEVSQCFADLWKGGVFDVNDANQNYLRTVCQTLERRFCSRRWRWLAWLKQNYFTNPWLAAGLVAAAVGLVCTVIQAVYTVLSYTKGRN from the exons ATGAATCCGCAAG ATCACCATTCCATTGACATCCCTTCCTTGGCGCAAGAACTGAGACAGGAGCTCGCCACCGTGaaaccgtcgtcgccggtgcagttcggtggcggcgctgctgcGCGGCCGATTATCATCGTCGACAAGGTCGGTGAACTGACCCGCAACGTTGACACGGCAAAGTACGAGTACGATCCGCAACACATCTCCATTGGACCGTACCACCGTACCGGTGAACTCGTCAGGGACGCCGACAAGGTGAGTTACCTTCACGACGTGCTCTCGCTGGCGGCCGCCACGAACTCCGGCGCGTATCTGGAGCTAGAGGACTACCTCACCGAGCTGGCGCTCATGGAGGGCCGCGCGAGGAGCTGCTACGCCCATTCGTTCAACATACCGAGCAAGGAGTTCGTGCGCATGCTGCTGCTCGACGCCTGCTTCATCCTCTTCCGCTTCGGCGACGTCGTCAGGCACAGGGAAGAGGAGCCCCCGGCGAACGGCCCGGTGCAGACAGCTGCGGTGGCCGCCGTCGACCGGCGGGAGGACGTCGCGGTGGTGCGCGACGTGTTCTACCTTGCGGAGAACCAGATTCCGTTCTTCGTCGTCGACAAGATCCACCAGCTGGCCTTTCTTGACAGCAAGGCTCCAGCGTTGGAAGCCGTCGCAAGCTACGCACATAAACTCCTGCGAGGGCCACAGTACTCGGTTGCGACGCCAACCGTGGTGGAGCCGCCGGCACGGACGCCGGAGGCAGCCAATCTTCTCCACCTACTGCACATGCACTTCACTCCGAGCACACCCCTGCCCGTGCCGGGGGGCGGAAGGCCCGTGGGccggtggcgcacggcgacagACTACTACTTCGCCGGCGTGACGTTCAGGAAGCGGGTCCTCTCCCGAGTGGGTGCCGCGCCCGCCCGCTGCATCCTCGACGTGAAGGtggacagcggcggcggcacgctgGAGGTGCCCCAGCTGAACATCGACGCCCAGACGTGGCGGCTGCTCCCCAACATGATGGCGATGGAGCAGCGCAACCCGGTGGTGTCCGGGAGCCACGTGACGGTGTACTGCGTGTTCATGACGCAGCTGGCGTGCACGCCCAGGGACGTGGAGCTTCTGGTGCGGCGGGGAGTCATCGTGCACGGGCTCGGCAACCATGGCGAGGTCTCGCAGTGCTTCGCCGACCTGTGGAAGGGCGGCGTGTTCGACGTGAACGATGCCAACCAAAACTACCTGAGGACGGTGTGCCAAACGCTGGAGAGGCGGTTCTGCagccggcgatggcggtggtTGGCGTGGCTGAAGCAGAACTACTTCACCAACCCgtggctcgccgccggcctcgtggcggcggccgtcgggCTCGTCTGCACCGTGATCCAGGCGGTTTACACCGTTCTGAGTTACACAAAAGGAAGGAACTAG